The Solea solea chromosome 19, fSolSol10.1, whole genome shotgun sequence genome has a window encoding:
- the mtfp1 gene encoding mitochondrial fission process protein 1 yields the protein MDPGEETPSKTVDIYRDTWVRFLGYSNEVGEAFRALVPVSFVWGSYAVATAYVTADAVDKGKKAAAAHGDNPGRTTRVGVAVVDTFVWQALASVIIPGFTINRVCAASLYLLGRTTKWPLSVRKWTTTAIGLSTIPFIITPIDRSVDYLLDSSLRKVYNEDEKHQ from the exons ATGGATCCAGGTGAAGAAACCCCCAGCAAAACTGTCGACATCTATCGCGACACATGGGTCCGCTTCCTCG GCTATTCCAATGAAGTCGGGGAGGCCTTTCGTGCTCTGGTGCCAGTGAGTTTTGTATGGGGCAGCTATGCTGTTGCCACTGCATACGTTACTGCTGATGCTGTGGACAAAGGGAAGAAAGCAGCTGCG GCCCACGGGGACAACCCAGGGAGGACGACACGTGTTGGCGTAGCAGTGGTGGACACGTTTGTGTGGCAGGCCCTCGCCTCAGTGATCATCCCAGGCTTCACCATTAACCGCGTGTGCGCTGCGTCACTCTACCTGCTGGGCAGAACCACCAAGTGGCCTCTGTCTGTCCGCAAGTGGACAACGACGGCTATCGGCCTCTCCACCATCCCCTTCATCATCACCCCAATAGACAG GTCGGTGGATTACCTGCTGGACTCGAGTCTCCGGAAAGTCTACAATGAGGACGAGAAGCACCAATAA